The following proteins are encoded in a genomic region of Variovorax paradoxus:
- a CDS encoding dihydrodipicolinate synthase family protein, with translation MTNPRWQGIFPAITTKFHADESIDAEGTARHIDFQIRNGIHGLVTCGSLGEASTLTLEEKLQVAKIALEAADGRIPVLANVSETSTREALRYVDGANKLGVAGFMVMPSVIYVADAREAMLNVRTIANAAQKPIMVYNNPVAYRVDLKPEHMVELADCEWIAAIKESTDNIRRITDLRNTVGDRYQLFLGVDDLAYEGLALGCDGLLAGVGCAFPRETVALYDLMKAGKFAEALKLYQWMTPMLHLDVSTKLVQNLKLIDMLVGVGSEHMRRPRLPLIGEERAAIEAIVKKALATRPVQYQSVMS, from the coding sequence GTGACCAATCCCCGCTGGCAAGGCATCTTCCCCGCCATCACCACCAAGTTCCACGCCGACGAGAGCATCGATGCCGAAGGCACCGCCCGCCACATCGACTTCCAGATCCGCAACGGCATCCACGGTCTCGTGACCTGCGGCTCATTGGGCGAGGCCAGCACGCTGACCTTGGAAGAGAAGCTGCAGGTCGCAAAGATTGCGCTCGAAGCTGCAGACGGCCGCATTCCCGTGCTGGCGAATGTGTCTGAAACCAGCACGCGCGAAGCGCTGCGCTATGTGGACGGCGCCAACAAGCTGGGCGTGGCCGGCTTCATGGTGATGCCCTCGGTGATCTACGTGGCCGATGCGCGCGAGGCGATGCTCAATGTGCGCACCATCGCCAATGCGGCGCAAAAACCGATCATGGTCTACAACAACCCGGTGGCCTACCGCGTGGACCTGAAGCCCGAGCACATGGTGGAACTGGCGGATTGCGAGTGGATCGCGGCCATCAAGGAGAGCACGGACAACATCCGCCGCATCACGGACCTGCGCAACACGGTGGGCGACCGCTACCAGCTCTTCCTGGGAGTGGACGACCTGGCGTACGAAGGGCTGGCGCTGGGCTGCGACGGCCTGCTGGCCGGCGTCGGCTGCGCGTTCCCGCGCGAGACGGTGGCGCTGTACGACCTGATGAAGGCCGGCAAGTTTGCCGAGGCGCTGAAGCTCTACCAGTGGATGACGCCGATGCTGCACCTGGATGTGTCGACCAAGCTGGTGCAGAACCTGAAGCTGATCGACATGCTGGTGGGCGTGGGCAGCGAGCACATGCGCCGTCCGCGGCTACCGCTCATCGGCGAGGAGCGCGCGGCCATCGAGGCCATCGTGAAGAAGGCGCTCGCTACGCGGCCTGTGCAGTACCAGTCGGTTATGTCATAA
- a CDS encoding branched-chain amino acid ABC transporter substrate-binding protein — protein sequence MKTKAGMVPFIGLVGLAALITAGHAGAQEQVVKIGHSGPLSGPNAFAGKDNENGVRLAIEELNAKKITAGGKTLKFELVSEDDQCDAKSGVSVAQKFVDDGVKYVMGPYCSGVAIPASRIYASGGTMVSTVGTNPKVTQGGYKNLYRIIASDNQIGSSMAVYAAKVLKVTKVGVIDDRTAFGQGLAEEFTKEAKKQGLAIVGQEFTTDKAVDFTAILTNMKAKAPEAIFFGGYAPQAAPMARQMKQLAVPGKLLGGDTVCSPATGKLGGDAVNDLVFCAQGGSILEKAQSGPAFKAKFKKRFNVDADAYAASYYDQVMFIGESMQKANSIDPDKVGVELYKTTYKGVAATYAYDEQGNMKQAPITVYTFKNAAPVPLASY from the coding sequence ATGAAGACAAAAGCAGGTATGGTTCCGTTCATCGGCCTCGTGGGCCTCGCTGCCCTCATTACCGCAGGCCACGCCGGCGCGCAAGAGCAGGTGGTGAAGATCGGCCACAGCGGACCGCTTTCGGGCCCCAATGCATTCGCGGGCAAGGACAACGAGAACGGCGTGCGTCTTGCCATCGAGGAGCTCAATGCCAAGAAGATCACCGCCGGCGGCAAGACGCTGAAGTTCGAGCTGGTCTCCGAAGACGACCAGTGCGACGCCAAGTCCGGCGTGAGCGTGGCGCAGAAGTTCGTGGACGATGGCGTCAAGTACGTCATGGGCCCGTACTGCTCGGGCGTGGCGATTCCAGCTTCGCGCATCTACGCCAGCGGCGGCACCATGGTCTCCACCGTGGGCACCAACCCGAAGGTGACGCAGGGCGGCTACAAGAACCTGTACCGCATCATCGCGAGCGACAACCAGATCGGCTCCAGCATGGCCGTGTACGCGGCCAAGGTGCTGAAGGTGACGAAGGTCGGCGTGATCGACGACCGCACCGCCTTCGGCCAGGGCCTTGCCGAAGAGTTCACCAAGGAAGCGAAGAAGCAGGGCCTCGCCATCGTCGGCCAGGAGTTCACCACCGACAAGGCCGTGGACTTCACCGCCATCCTCACCAACATGAAGGCCAAGGCGCCCGAGGCCATCTTCTTCGGCGGCTACGCGCCGCAGGCCGCACCCATGGCGCGCCAGATGAAGCAGCTTGCCGTCCCCGGCAAGCTGCTCGGCGGCGACACCGTCTGCAGCCCGGCGACCGGCAAGCTCGGTGGCGACGCGGTCAACGACCTGGTGTTCTGCGCGCAGGGCGGCTCCATTCTCGAAAAGGCGCAGAGCGGCCCGGCGTTCAAGGCCAAGTTCAAGAAGCGCTTCAACGTCGACGCGGACGCCTACGCGGCCTCGTACTACGACCAGGTGATGTTCATCGGCGAATCGATGCAGAAGGCCAACTCCATCGACCCCGACAAAGTGGGCGTCGAGCTCTACAAGACGACCTACAAGGGCGTGGCCGCAACCTACGCATACGACGAGCAGGGCAACATGAAGCAGGCACCGATCACGGTGTACACCTTCAAGAATGCCGCGCCCGTTCCCCTCGCCAGCTACTGA
- a CDS encoding 4-hydroxyproline epimerase, with protein sequence MQRIQIVDSHTGGEPTRLVIGGFPDLGGGSMAERRALLAEGHDQWRAATVLEPRGSDVIVGALLCEPVSKDAAAGVIFFNNTGYLGMCGHGTIGLVASLAHMGRIGVGEHRIETPVGTVTTTLHADGSVSVRNVPAYRHLHQVAVDLPGHGTVRGDVAWGGNWFFLVSEHGQRVASDNLAALTGYTAALRKALAAQGITGADGAEIDHIELFANDDGGADSRNFVLCPGNAYDRSPCGTGTSAKIACLAADGKLAPGAVWTQASVIGSRFEASYAMEDGKVIPTLRGRAHISAEATLLIDDNDPFGWGIRL encoded by the coding sequence ATGCAACGCATCCAGATCGTCGATTCGCACACGGGCGGCGAGCCCACGCGCCTGGTGATCGGCGGCTTTCCCGACCTGGGTGGCGGCAGCATGGCCGAGCGCCGCGCGCTGCTGGCCGAGGGGCACGACCAATGGCGTGCCGCCACGGTGCTCGAGCCGCGCGGCAGCGACGTGATCGTCGGCGCGCTGCTGTGCGAGCCGGTGTCGAAAGACGCCGCGGCCGGCGTGATCTTCTTCAACAACACCGGCTATCTCGGCATGTGCGGCCACGGCACCATCGGGCTGGTCGCGAGCCTCGCGCACATGGGGCGCATCGGCGTGGGCGAGCACCGTATCGAGACGCCCGTGGGCACCGTCACGACCACGCTGCATGCCGATGGCTCGGTGAGTGTGCGCAACGTGCCGGCGTATCGCCACCTGCACCAGGTGGCGGTCGATCTGCCGGGCCATGGCACCGTGCGCGGCGACGTGGCCTGGGGCGGCAACTGGTTCTTCCTCGTGAGCGAACACGGCCAGCGCGTGGCGAGCGACAATCTCGCGGCGCTGACGGGCTACACCGCCGCGCTGCGCAAGGCGTTGGCGGCGCAAGGCATCACGGGTGCCGACGGCGCGGAGATCGACCACATCGAGCTCTTCGCCAACGACGATGGCGGCGCCGACAGCCGCAACTTCGTGCTCTGCCCCGGCAACGCCTACGACCGCTCGCCCTGCGGCACCGGCACCAGCGCCAAGATCGCCTGCCTCGCGGCCGACGGCAAGCTCGCGCCGGGGGCCGTGTGGACGCAGGCCAGCGTGATCGGCAGCCGTTTCGAAGCCAGCTACGCGATGGAAGACGGCAAGGTCATTCCCACGCTGCGCGGCCGTGCACACATCAGCGCCGAGGCCACTCTCCTGATCGACGACAACGATCCTTTCGGGTGGGGAATACGGCTCTAG
- a CDS encoding NAD(P)/FAD-dependent oxidoreductase: protein MDADVIVIGAGIVGAACAHALAQAGRRVLVLDARIGGATGAGMGHLVVMDDNPAELALSSHSTAQWRALAPRMSKDCAYSACGTLWIAANEEEMAEAERKQQRLRAHGIESRLLDGAALARAEPALRNGLAGALEVPGDGILYAPNAARWLLAQGGDSVRIEHAKVDAIADDGTLRLADGSRRTASQIVLANGIEATALCPELPIRPKKGHLLITDRYPDTVHHQLVELGYVTSAHHSDGDSVAFNVQPRPTGQLLIGSSRQFDTTDPAVEAPILARMLQRALDYLPGLADLTAVRSWTGMRAATPNGLPLLGKHPWREKLWLAVGHEGLGVTTAPGSAHLLAALMNGIDPEFDEAPYAPRGLLETA from the coding sequence ATGGACGCGGACGTCATCGTCATCGGCGCCGGCATCGTCGGTGCCGCCTGCGCGCATGCGCTGGCGCAGGCCGGCCGCCGGGTGTTGGTGCTCGATGCCCGCATCGGCGGGGCCACCGGCGCGGGCATGGGCCATCTCGTGGTGATGGACGACAACCCGGCCGAACTCGCACTGAGCAGCCATTCGACCGCGCAATGGCGCGCCCTGGCACCGCGCATGAGCAAAGACTGCGCATACAGCGCCTGCGGCACCCTGTGGATTGCCGCGAACGAGGAAGAAATGGCTGAGGCCGAACGCAAGCAGCAGCGTCTGCGGGCGCACGGCATCGAAAGCCGCCTGCTCGATGGAGCCGCACTGGCGCGCGCCGAGCCCGCGCTGCGCAACGGCCTCGCAGGTGCGCTGGAAGTGCCCGGCGACGGCATTCTCTACGCACCTAACGCAGCGCGCTGGCTTCTCGCACAGGGCGGAGATTCGGTCCGCATCGAGCACGCGAAGGTCGATGCGATCGCGGACGACGGCACGCTGCGGCTGGCGGACGGCAGCCGCCGCACCGCTTCGCAGATCGTGCTCGCCAACGGCATCGAGGCGACCGCGCTCTGTCCCGAGCTGCCGATCCGCCCCAAGAAGGGCCATCTGCTGATCACCGACCGTTACCCCGACACCGTGCATCACCAACTCGTCGAGCTCGGCTACGTCACCAGCGCGCATCACAGCGACGGCGACTCGGTCGCGTTCAACGTGCAGCCGCGGCCGACAGGGCAGCTGCTGATCGGCTCGTCGCGCCAGTTCGACACCACCGACCCGGCGGTCGAAGCACCGATCCTCGCGCGCATGCTGCAGCGCGCGCTCGACTACCTGCCGGGCCTCGCGGACCTCACTGCGGTCCGATCCTGGACCGGCATGCGCGCTGCGACGCCCAATGGGCTGCCGCTGCTGGGCAAGCATCCGTGGCGCGAGAAGCTCTGGCTCGCCGTGGGCCACGAAGGCCTGGGCGTGACCACCGCGCCGGGCAGCGCGCATTTGCTCGCGGCGTTGATGAACGGCATTGATCCCGAATTCGATGAGGCGCCCTATGCGCCGCGCGGCCTGCTGGAGACAGCATGA
- a CDS encoding (2Fe-2S)-binding protein — translation MSVTTLLHIDGRPVRVKAGSSVAAALHVNGGMGVARTSVTGEPRAPFCGMGVCQECRVRVDGRRMLACQTVCAEGMQVETSA, via the coding sequence ATGAGCGTCACTACCCTGCTGCACATCGACGGCCGTCCGGTCCGCGTGAAGGCGGGCAGTTCGGTCGCCGCGGCACTGCACGTGAACGGCGGCATGGGCGTGGCGCGCACCTCCGTCACGGGCGAGCCGCGCGCCCCGTTCTGCGGCATGGGCGTGTGCCAGGAATGCCGTGTACGAGTCGACGGACGCCGCATGCTCGCGTGCCAGACGGTATGCGCCGAAGGCATGCAGGTGGAGACCTCGGCATGA
- a CDS encoding NAD(P)/FAD-dependent oxidoreductase, with product MTAMPLAHCDVLIVGAGRAGMAAAVAAAPSGASIVVIDDNPAPGGQIWRDGPGAALPPAARKWREALAHHANIRVCSGTRVVAAPSHDELLLEDAVRGWRMQWKKLILCTGARELLLPFPGWTLPGVTGAGGLQALIKAGLPVRGERIVVAGSGPLLLAAAATARAAGAKVVRIAEQASLAAVAGFAASLVRWPGKAVQALTLADAQYRTSSRIVSVQGDGRVESVRLRQGGRDMEIRCDRVACGFGLTPNTQLGQMLCCALASADTGAQALAVDAWQRTSLPGIYAAGECTGFGGSERALAQGTIAGHAAVGNERGARQHERERAHWNAFAAQLHRSFTLAPGLRQMPKPDTLVCRCEDVPLSALAGCSGWTDAKLHRRCGMGACQGRVCGDAAQFLFGWAPPAPRPPLSPARIATLAGLAAPLNDVDRQ from the coding sequence ATGACCGCCATGCCGCTGGCGCATTGCGACGTGTTGATCGTCGGCGCGGGCCGCGCGGGCATGGCCGCGGCGGTGGCGGCCGCGCCCAGCGGCGCATCGATCGTCGTAATCGACGACAACCCCGCGCCCGGTGGCCAGATCTGGCGCGACGGTCCCGGGGCCGCACTGCCGCCCGCCGCGCGCAAGTGGCGCGAGGCACTCGCGCATCATGCCAACATCCGCGTGTGCAGCGGCACGCGCGTCGTCGCTGCGCCCTCGCACGACGAACTGCTGCTCGAAGATGCCGTGCGCGGCTGGCGCATGCAGTGGAAGAAGCTGATTCTCTGCACAGGAGCGCGCGAGCTGCTGCTGCCTTTTCCGGGTTGGACACTGCCCGGCGTCACGGGTGCGGGCGGCTTGCAGGCGCTCATCAAGGCGGGCTTGCCCGTCCGGGGCGAACGCATCGTCGTTGCGGGCAGTGGGCCTTTGCTGCTGGCAGCCGCAGCCACCGCGCGCGCCGCGGGCGCGAAGGTCGTGCGCATCGCCGAGCAGGCTTCGCTCGCGGCGGTCGCGGGCTTTGCCGCCAGCCTGGTGCGCTGGCCGGGCAAGGCAGTTCAAGCCTTGACGCTGGCCGATGCGCAGTACCGCACCTCGTCGCGCATCGTCTCGGTTCAGGGCGATGGCCGGGTCGAATCAGTCCGGCTCCGGCAAGGCGGCCGCGATATGGAAATCAGATGCGATCGCGTGGCGTGCGGCTTCGGCCTCACGCCCAACACGCAACTCGGCCAGATGCTCTGCTGCGCCCTTGCGTCTGCAGACACGGGCGCGCAGGCGTTGGCGGTCGACGCTTGGCAGCGCACCAGCCTGCCTGGCATCTATGCGGCCGGCGAATGCACCGGCTTCGGAGGCAGCGAACGCGCCCTCGCGCAGGGCACCATCGCCGGCCACGCAGCCGTCGGCAACGAACGCGGCGCAAGGCAGCACGAACGCGAGCGTGCCCACTGGAATGCCTTTGCGGCACAGTTGCACCGCAGCTTTACGCTGGCCCCCGGCCTTCGGCAGATGCCGAAGCCCGACACGCTCGTGTGCCGCTGCGAAGACGTGCCGCTTTCCGCGCTCGCCGGTTGCAGCGGCTGGACCGATGCCAAGCTGCATCGCCGTTGCGGCATGGGCGCCTGCCAGGGCCGTGTGTGCGGCGATGCAGCGCAGTTCCTCTTCGGTTGGGCGCCGCCCGCACCCCGGCCGCCGCTCTCCCCGGCGCGCATTGCAACCCTGGCCGGGCTCGCGGCTCCCCTAAACGATGTGGACCGACAATGA
- a CDS encoding GntR family transcriptional regulator, which yields MATPKTVSRPQPKRRAADLAYDAIETLLSTMQLEPGSQVVEADLAERTGLGRTPVREALMRMVSIGLIVQQPRRGLLVSTIDLADHLDVIQTRRVLELLIAACSARRATALQRKEIVRCAEMMVEAAHRGDLNDYMQTDRALDFVNHQASHNDSAVKAVIPLIVQCRRFWYAYQHEGEIVEGANAHLELAQGIATGDEAAAIAGANRLMDYLELFARKIIDK from the coding sequence ATGGCCACTCCGAAGACCGTGTCCCGCCCCCAACCCAAGCGACGGGCCGCCGACCTCGCCTACGACGCGATCGAGACGCTGCTTTCCACCATGCAGCTGGAGCCCGGCAGCCAGGTGGTCGAAGCCGACCTGGCCGAGCGCACCGGCCTTGGCCGCACGCCCGTGCGCGAGGCGCTGATGCGCATGGTGTCGATCGGCCTCATCGTGCAGCAGCCGCGCCGCGGGCTGCTGGTGTCGACCATCGACCTGGCCGATCACCTCGACGTGATCCAGACCCGGCGTGTGCTCGAGTTGCTGATTGCAGCCTGCTCGGCGCGCCGCGCCACCGCGCTGCAGCGCAAGGAGATCGTGCGCTGCGCCGAGATGATGGTCGAGGCGGCCCATCGCGGCGACCTGAACGACTACATGCAGACCGACCGTGCGCTCGACTTCGTCAACCACCAGGCGAGCCACAACGATTCGGCGGTGAAGGCGGTGATCCCGCTCATCGTGCAGTGCCGGCGCTTCTGGTACGCCTACCAGCATGAAGGCGAAATCGTCGAGGGTGCCAATGCGCACCTCGAACTCGCGCAGGGCATCGCGACCGGCGACGAGGCGGCGGCCATCGCGGGCGCCAACCGCTTGATGGACTATCTCGAGCTTTTCGCCCGAAAAATCATCGACAAATAG
- a CDS encoding fatty acid desaturase family protein encodes MAVAPRAQPEDFFTAEEWQSLTRRSPWKGLWLVAHCWGVIGAAMLVGIVWPWTIPLMVPIVGARQLGLFILMHDAAHAGLHSNRKVNDWVAYWLCSYTLRDYRPYHLQHHRFVQQTEDPDLVLSAPFPITHESMRRKVVRDLSGQTFYKQRFGHIAEGIRNRAPGESALKAFGRELSKDRRFLIGNGLGLLTFALAGYGWAWLLMWLLPMATWLPLVSRVRNIAEHALVAQNEADPLRQARTTHAGWLERVLVAPYWVNYHCEHHMFTSLPCWSLPKAHRLLQRRGATARMEVQPGYLSLLRQATTVARA; translated from the coding sequence ATGGCCGTCGCACCCCGCGCCCAACCCGAAGACTTCTTCACCGCCGAAGAGTGGCAGTCGCTCACCCGCCGTTCGCCGTGGAAGGGCCTGTGGTTGGTGGCGCATTGCTGGGGCGTCATCGGCGCCGCGATGCTCGTAGGCATCGTCTGGCCGTGGACCATCCCGCTCATGGTGCCGATCGTCGGCGCGCGGCAACTGGGGCTCTTCATCCTCATGCACGACGCGGCGCACGCGGGCCTGCACAGCAACCGCAAGGTCAACGACTGGGTGGCGTACTGGCTGTGCTCGTACACGCTGCGCGACTACCGGCCCTATCACCTGCAGCACCACCGCTTCGTGCAGCAGACCGAAGACCCGGACCTTGTGCTGTCGGCGCCGTTTCCGATCACGCATGAATCGATGCGGCGCAAGGTCGTGCGGGACCTGAGCGGCCAGACTTTCTACAAGCAGCGTTTTGGTCATATCGCCGAAGGCATCCGAAATCGCGCGCCGGGCGAATCGGCGCTGAAGGCCTTCGGGCGCGAATTGTCGAAAGACCGGCGCTTCCTGATCGGCAACGGGCTCGGCTTGCTGACCTTCGCGCTGGCCGGCTATGGGTGGGCCTGGCTCCTGATGTGGCTGCTGCCCATGGCCACCTGGCTGCCGCTCGTGAGCCGCGTGCGCAACATCGCGGAGCATGCATTGGTGGCGCAGAACGAGGCCGATCCGCTGCGCCAGGCGCGGACCACGCATGCCGGCTGGCTTGAACGAGTTCTGGTGGCGCCCTATTGGGTCAATTACCACTGCGAACATCACATGTTCACGAGCCTGCCCTGCTGGAGCCTGCCGAAGGCGCATCGGCTGCTGCAGCGCCGGGGTGCGACGGCGCGCATGGAAGTGCAGCCCGGCTACCTGAGCCTGCTGAGGCAGGCGACCACCGTCGCGCGCGCATGA
- a CDS encoding MerR family transcriptional regulator gives MLLKVGELARHTGLTVRTLHHYDAIGLLVPSLRSEAGYRLYNAADAGRLHAIQALRLLGLPLGEIGGLLGADSGSLPGIVQRQIASLDRQIAQATALREQLGLLEQRLAEGVQPDMKDWLATLEQMAAYGRYFSPAEIKSLMANWNTVADQWPPLVAEVAALMAHGLPADALEVQPLAARWMNLMGQWMDGSFDLIERWGEMYRREPVARRGDGPSAELIAYIDKAIGLRLAALLRHLSTGDLARLGRPPDEEWRRLAGELAGLQARGVSPRDEAVQAIALAWVRLFDAFTGHDPALAARLMKAMAAEPVLQAAAATAPAVRDYLLRAIALLQPKGSDHASAAP, from the coding sequence GTGTTGCTCAAAGTCGGCGAACTGGCCAGGCACACCGGCCTCACGGTGCGCACGCTGCACCACTACGACGCGATCGGCCTGCTGGTGCCCTCGTTACGCTCGGAGGCCGGCTACCGGCTCTACAACGCCGCCGACGCGGGCCGGCTGCACGCCATTCAGGCGCTGCGGCTGCTGGGGCTCCCGCTGGGGGAGATCGGCGGGCTGCTCGGTGCCGACAGCGGCTCGCTGCCCGGCATCGTCCAGCGCCAGATCGCATCGCTCGACCGGCAGATCGCGCAAGCCACGGCCTTGCGCGAACAGCTCGGCCTGCTCGAACAGCGGCTTGCGGAAGGCGTTCAGCCCGACATGAAGGACTGGCTCGCCACGCTGGAGCAGATGGCCGCCTATGGCCGCTATTTCAGTCCCGCCGAGATCAAGTCGCTGATGGCCAACTGGAACACCGTGGCCGACCAATGGCCGCCGCTCGTCGCCGAAGTGGCGGCGTTGATGGCGCACGGCCTGCCGGCCGATGCACTCGAAGTGCAGCCGCTCGCCGCCCGCTGGATGAACCTCATGGGCCAGTGGATGGACGGCAGCTTCGACCTGATCGAGAGATGGGGCGAAATGTACCGGCGCGAGCCGGTGGCACGGCGGGGCGACGGACCCTCGGCGGAACTGATCGCCTATATCGACAAAGCCATCGGCCTGCGCCTGGCCGCGCTGCTGCGCCACCTGAGCACCGGCGACCTCGCGCGCCTGGGCCGGCCGCCTGACGAGGAGTGGCGCCGCCTCGCCGGGGAACTGGCCGGCTTGCAAGCCCGGGGCGTCTCGCCCCGGGACGAAGCGGTACAGGCCATCGCGCTCGCCTGGGTGCGGCTCTTCGACGCTTTCACCGGCCACGACCCGGCTCTTGCCGCCCGGCTGATGAAGGCCATGGCTGCGGAGCCGGTGCTGCAGGCCGCCGCGGCGACCGCCCCCGCAGTGCGCGACTACCTGCTGCGCGCCATCGCCCTCCTTCAGCCGAAAGGTTCGGATCACGCCTCCGCCGCCCCTTGA